The sequence ATACCACGGCGAAGCGGCTGCTCTAGAGGCTCAAGCTGCTGCAATTGCCCTTGTTCAAGGTGGTGGCACAGCAACTGATGCCGTCCCAGAATTTTCCCTGGCTGGCTTACAGTTCCCGGCCAAGCTGTTCTACATCCTCAGCGCCAGCAAGCTCTGTGGTGGCAGCTCCGATGCCCGCCGTCAGATTCAAGGTGGAGCCGTGCGCTTAGACGGTGAAAAGATTACGAATGCAGACACTAGCTTTGACAGTCCTGACCTGCTGCATGGCAAGGTATTGCAAGTGGGCAAAACAAAGTTTGTGCGCTTGGTGAGCTAGCTTTTGCCGCATCCAGTCATTTGCTTCAGCTAAAGAACTGTAACAGTTCCTCACAGAGTGACTAGATTGTTTACAGGTCGGTGGTAGGATGCTTTGAAAACGTTCAGAGTAGTTTTTCATATGACAGATACCCTGACTGGAAAAACCCCTATATTTGGCGGCAGCACTGGCGGCTTATTGACTAAGGCCGAAGTGGAAGAAAAGTACGCGATTACGTGGACCAGCACTAAAGAGCAGGTATTTGAAATGCCTACTGGCGGTGCAGCAGTGATGAACGAAGGTGAAAATTTACTTTACCTAGCTCGCAAGGAACAGTGTCTCGCGTTGGGTACCCAACTACGAACCAAGTTCAAGCCCAAAATCGAAGACTATAAGATTTACCGAGTATTTCCCAATGAAATTCAGTATCTTCACCCTGCTGATGGTGTGTTCCCTGAAAAG comes from Cyanobacteriota bacterium and encodes:
- a CDS encoding photosystem I reaction center subunit II, whose product is MTDTLTGKTPIFGGSTGGLLTKAEVEEKYAITWTSTKEQVFEMPTGGAAVMNEGENLLYLARKEQCLALGTQLRTKFKPKIEDYKIYRVFPNEIQYLHPADGVFPEKVNAGREFHGKRDRNIGSNPEPVTLKFSGNAPYDIE